The genomic window GGCAGCCGATCTGCTGAATGTGTCGAGGCCCTACCTGATCGGCCTTCTGGAATCGGGCGAGATCGAGTTCCGTAAAGTCGGCACCCATCGCCGCGTGCTGGCCGGCTCCCTGATGGACTACAAACACCGGGATGACCTGAGACGTCGGGGAGCCGCGGACGAACTCGCCCAGCTGGCGCAGGACTTGGATCTGAGCTGACGCCGTGGCCTTCGTCGTCATGTATGACGCCAGCGTGCTCTACCCCAGCACCCTGCGAGATCTACTCATCCGGATCGCCCAGTCCGGTCTGGTGCAAGCCAAATGGACCGAGGAAATCCTCGACGAGATGTTCGCAGCCCTGCGGCGGCAGCGTCCTGATCTCGATCCCGAACGACTGGACCGTACTCGCTCGATGATGGGCACCGCTGTCCGCGATTGGAAGGTCAGCGGCTACTCAGCCCTCATCGAAGTTCTCAAGTTGCCGGACCCAGACGACCGACATGTACTCGCCGCAGCGATCAAAGCGAAAGCCCAGGTCATCGTCACGGCGAACTTGCGCGACTTCCCTGCTGCGACCCTGCATGAATGGGATATCGATCCCAAATCGCCTGACGAATTCGTCCGTGACCAGATCAGTCTGGACCGGAGCAGGGTCTACGCGTCGGTCCAGCAGATCGCCGACTCATGGAAGCGGCCACTCGGCACCATCGAGGATGTACTGGAAAGACTCGAACGCTCCGGCTTGGCAATCAGCGTCGCAGAGCTACGAGCCAGGCCATGACCCTGCCAAACACCGAGAACGAAACGACAACGCAAGCCGACTGGCCAAACTCTGCCGCGACGTGAGGGTCACGCGCACCAACCGGTGACGCGGGTCTGCACTTCCACGACCTATGCCACACGGGCCCTCGGCCCGCCGAAGTCGAGGGCAGATGTGCGGCCGTCGCCCTGCCGGAGGCGGCCCTACCCCCAGCTGATGACGCGTTGATGGCCCCGCCGATGCTCGCGAATCCGGTTGCCGGGTAACCGATGATGGTCGCTGATGACGACAACACGAGGCGAAAGCGATCAGGCCAGTCTTCAGCGGCGGCTGGAGGTATTGAAGCTGCCGGTTGTGCCACTGAAACGCCATGGATTTCTGGCACCCTCAGGCCGCGCGAACACGGAGCGCGAGCCCGAGGCGGTCGGCGTGGGGCCCGATGGCACGGCGTTCGCCGTCTGGTCACACCGGATGGATTCCCGACGCAAGCAGGTGACCTGGCATCTCGGTGGCAAGGGGATCCGGACGGTCGGTGCCATCGATGTGCAGACAGA from Actinoplanes derwentensis includes these protein-coding regions:
- a CDS encoding excisionase family DNA-binding protein; translation: MVDDGEGDELIVPRGAVELLARVLAHMANGHSVSVVPEHAELTTQQAADLLNVSRPYLIGLLESGEIEFRKVGTHRRVLAGSLMDYKHRDDLRRRGAADELAQLAQDLDLS
- a CDS encoding PIN domain-containing protein, with the translated sequence MAFVVMYDASVLYPSTLRDLLIRIAQSGLVQAKWTEEILDEMFAALRRQRPDLDPERLDRTRSMMGTAVRDWKVSGYSALIEVLKLPDPDDRHVLAAAIKAKAQVIVTANLRDFPAATLHEWDIDPKSPDEFVRDQISLDRSRVYASVQQIADSWKRPLGTIEDVLERLERSGLAISVAELRARP